From the Arvicola amphibius chromosome 2, mArvAmp1.2, whole genome shotgun sequence genome, one window contains:
- the Hilpda gene encoding hypoxia-inducible lipid droplet-associated protein → MKYMLNLYLLGVILTLLSIFVRLMESVGSLLESPVPGSPWIARGQLANTEPPKGLPDHPSGGVQ, encoded by the coding sequence ATGAAGTACATGTTGAACCTCTATCTGCTGGGGGTCATATTGACCCTGCTATCCATCTTTGTTAGACTGATGGAATCTGTCGGGAGCTTACTGGAGAGCCCAGTGCCTGGGAGCCCCTGGATCGCCAGAGGTCAGCTAGCCAACACAGAGCCTCCCAAAGGCCTTCCAGACCATCCATCTGGAGGAGTACAGTAA